The Apium graveolens cultivar Ventura chromosome 10, ASM990537v1, whole genome shotgun sequence nucleotide sequence tcccctatactaagggtatacgcaactactgcttatctctagcataggtattatgcaacttataagcaattgaatcaacaattagatatcaagattacgaaacagacatgcatatataccatatcacatgctccaatatatcgcaagatttgctaataacaatcatgcacttatcacaagataatgcatatacatatatttacatcaccacaacagtataacgggtagaaaacttgcctgagtgctcctggatagacttaagcttagagtgggtccgataacctatgaacaacaacataagtcggaattaaaccccggtcgcttaagaaactagactttaaccaattgaaccctaacgattcacttaagtcgctcgagtaccctcgactccaccatttttaataaattaaccattaagaattttaaggcgattcttttgcgagtaccctatcaactgcctaatccactttacataaatgtttcatactccaattagtcatttaagggccttaaccaaggtttcaaagtaaggcgaggggtaatggttcggtcgcgaaacgccgttacttaaaacggtcgtttctcctaaaccgtacatcggattcaaacgaaccacatatcaaaacgaagcttgaaacataacctatctaagaatggaagtggttagtttatagaagtgggtggttagtttatagaagtgggtgttcgggtccaacagttaatcacaaaacagtttatagaaaatcgggcattacgacggctataacctaacgatttccaaagtttaaactataccaaatcatcaccaattcaacaaaaatccaacatccatcaacatcaaactaaacccattcatctaatcaccattatcatccaaacaaatcaaacttaaaactaagggttcaagaatTTATACCTTCTTTGGAGAGTGGGAAGTCACTAACAAGCatctaggaaccttgatctatgcttaatcaaccttaagctttcatgaaaatcaagaaaatcaaagtaagttactattcactactattcatcgTCATCTTTGATGAGTCGATTAGCtaagcaaaccatggaatcttgatcttaaactcatggtataactaagttatgaaatataggatccaaggaaacaaactttgtaattttccatggtctagaacttgagttttgaaaatctatttcttcatttattgaaaaggccgaatggaagaagaaagaaatgggggagagcttttgcttgcttgtttttccttgggaaatgagaaagaaatgcttggtggaggagatttttgaacaaatatcttgataaagtgatgacatcactcacacatgtcattgcttgcatcattcctttgccacatgtccttcccttatggtttgatgatgtcatcctcctctaATCTTTTTGATTAGTGCCtaattatttggttaatcctttggttacttatataagcttgatccttggtcgcttatttgttttacggttcgcttcactctcgttctcggtgatcgttcgagggatcatatccgggatcttattacttgggttctcctaaacctttctcaatattttatattccttttatgatcctctcttaaaatccttgaatttaaatccttttaatcatgttaccttatactcaattctttcggtatctggtggattttcgggaaaaatcaaagtgttcgaatttggattctaacgatctttacatacacttatatcccatataaagtactaataagatcttagaatttctataacagtactcctatatagtgtggcatgaaaaatttccttaatcagcaaaatcactattcataagggttacaaaaagtccaaaatttttggggttattacattaaaTATATCAATCGACCAACTAAACGTCTGTAGGGAGCAGGATTATACAGGAATGGTGAAGTACTATCACTTAACAAAGTGTGATTCTGTTCCATGGGAACTGTAGCAATACGAGCTTGTTCAAAACCAACATCTTTGATAATATCAAAAGTATATTTCCTCTGATTCAAGTAGATACCTTTTTCTGATCTTGCAGCCTCAATCCCTAAGAAATACTTAATGGGACCTAAGTCCTTAATCTTGAAATGGTTGGCTAAGTGTGACTTGATTCTGCCAACAGTAGTAGGATTGTTTCCCACGACTAAAATATCATCCACGTACACCAAAATAGTAAGAAAACTAGTTGGATGAGCTAGTACAAACAAACTGTGATCTGAATGAGCTTGATGAAAGCCATACTCTAGTAAAACAGACTTAAATTTTATGAACTATTCTCTGGGAGATTGTTTTAGACCATAAATTGACTTAATCAATCTATAAATAAGAGGAACATTACCAGAATAATGAGCAAACTGAGAAGGAAGTGTGTACCCTTGAGGAATAGCCATATACACCTCCTCTTGCAACTCACCATAGAGAAAAGCATTAGTCACGTCCATCTGTGTGACAGACCAAATGCTGACTGCTTCCAAAGATAATAAAAACTCTGACCGTAGTCATTTTCTCCATCGGGGCAAAAGTAACAAAATAATCCAGGCCTTCTATTTGAGTAAAGCCACGAGCAACTAACCTTGCTTTATAGCGTTCCACAGTACCATCTTGATGGAATTTCACCTTATACAACCATTTACAACTTACCATTCTCTTTCCTGCAGGTAAGGGTACTATTTTCCAAGTTTCATTAGCTTCAAGAGCTGCCAGCTCAGTGGCCATAGCTTCACACCACACTGAATGTTGACAAGCTATTTTGTATGAAGTTGGTTCAGGAACATGAGTAATATTAGCCATAAAAGCATGATAGTCAGAAGAAAACAAATTTGACATCTGAAGTTGAACTACATTAGTAGTTGGCTTGAGAATTGTTGGTACTCCGACATAATCTTGAAATTTTGCTGGCATTTGTTTGTGTTGAACAGGTCTTTCTCTGATAACCGAAGGAGCTACTTGAGTTGATGATGACGTTTGAGTCAAAGAATCTCTATTTTGATATTCTACAACAGGATGAGAGCTGAAGGTTGTCGAATTAAAATCCTCAGAAAAAGGATCTGTATATGTAGTCTGTTCTGGGTACAAATGAGGGGGAGTAGAGGATACAATGATAGATTTAAAAGGGTAAACCTGTTCACAGAAGTGTACATCTCTCGAAACAAAAACTTGTCTTGTTTCCAAATTCATTATTTTGTATGCCTTTTGAGTAAACGGGTATCCAATGAATATGCATTTAGTAGATCTGTCAGCAAATTTATCTTTATGTGGACTATTATTTGTAGCAAAACACAAAGTTCCAAACACCTTCAAATGATCATAAGATAGAGGTTTGTCAAATAAAATCTGATATGGAGACACCCTTTTAGAAGTTCAGTAGGTGTTCTATTGAGCAAATAAGTGGCAGTGAGGATGCAATCCCCCCAGAAAGATATGGGTAAAGCTGCTTGAGTTCTTAGAGCTCTAGCAGTGTTTAAAAGGTTCTGTGTTTGCGCTCCACAacaccattttattgtggagtttaTGCACAACTCTTTTTATGGATAATACCAAGAGATGAAAGGTGACTTTGGAAAATTGAACTAAGAAATTAGTTCCATTATCAGTACGAATGTGTTTGACATCATACTTGAATTGTTTTGACACATAAGCTATAAAGTCTGTAAGTAATTTTGCAACTTGACCTTTATCTGCAAATAGATAAGTCCATGTAGCACGGGATTTATCTTCAGATATAGTCAAAAAATAGCTACAATTTCCATGAGTTTTATACTTGTATGGGCCCCAGACGTCCACATGAATAACTTTAAACATTTCAGCACTAACAGAGATACTATTTGGAAACGGAATTCTAGTTTGTTTAGACAGAGAGCAAacttcacaatctttgaaatacACACTGTTATATGATACATATCTTTAGGCAACAAGTTCATAGAAGAGACAGATGGGTGACCCAAACGGGCATGCCATAATGAAGAATCAACTACATGTGTCTTAGCTTGATTATAAAATACTAAATAAGCAGAATAACAATTTGTCACAAGTTTGTGAGTTGAAGTAGAGGATTGAGCTGGCTGATTTAGGAGGTAGAGACCGTCTTGAAGTTCACCAATCTCTATGGTCTTCTTCAAGATATGGTCCTGAATATAACAAGTATTCTTAGTAAAAgatatatcacaagaatttgaaTTTGTGAGTTTAGGAATAGAAAGCCGATTGTAGTTAAAGCTCGGTACATGAAGCACTTCAGTAAGTGTTATATTTGAATGTAGTCGAATAGTGCCAATGTGTGTGACTGTGGTTGTTTGACCATTAGgtaaatgaatagtggaatttaTAGTTTGGATATCAGTCATTAGATGTAAATGAGGGGTTATATGGTTTGTAGCCCCTGAATCTATAATCCACATAGAATCATTTAACAATTGTTTATAATTTGTATGACAGACAAAATGAAGGGCAGTACCAGCTAGATGATGATGGCCAAGATTTGCATTTTGATTTGAAGCAGTATGACTTGCAGCAGAGGAGAGATCCTTAAGGCTTGTCTGTATCATGTGCATTAGTTGCTGACATTGCGCATTAGTGAAAGCTCCAGATTCACTATTCTTATCAGTCCCTTCATGAACAGCATCTGAAATAACATTGTAAGCATGAGAGTGCTTAACACCAGAGTTCCTATTATTTTAAACCTTTGGTTTGGGCTTAGGCTTGCCATAGAGCTTATGCCATTCAGGATATCCGTGCACACAAAAACATTTATCCTTATTGTGACCAGTCATACTACAGATTTCACAAATCAGATTGCTATCTGCATTAGTCTTTACTTTAGAGACACAAGTACTCTTGTTTCCAGAATTAGACTGAAATTGAGAAAACCTCCCAGCATCATTTTGCTTCACTGCCAAAGCTATTAACTCAGATGAATTGAAATTGCTAGTACCAGAGATACATTCTCTTTGACTTTCTTCTTGCATCAGTATACTATAAGCAGCACTCAAACTTGGAACTGGACTCATCAACAACAAATGTCCTCTAATTGCAGTATACTGATCACTTAATCCCATCAAGATCTGAGATAATTTTGTGCTCTTATAGAATTTATCCAGTTTCTCATTAACAGAGCAAGTGCACTTTTTACAATCACATCGAGGCACATCAGTTAGAGCATCTAATTCATCATTTAAGGAGCGAAACTTAGTGAAGTAGGAAGAGACTGACATATTTCCTTGATTTGTAGGAAGACTGAAGATTGATTTAGTAGGAATGTTTCTCTCAAATAGAACAACTCAGAAAAGTATCATGCCAACATCAGGGTGACATCATTGGAATTAGTTAGTTATGCCAGCTCAGCTAGTTAGTAGTGATTTGTAGTTAGTATAAATATAGATTAGAGGTGTAGATCTAAGGGTCAGGCTTGTAAATAATAAACTCTCTCTCTTATCTCTTAATATGAGTTGGCTTCTTCGGTAAGACATCATTGTTGGTGACCTTCTTCTTCATTTCATAATACTGTATTCTTATAGTTTTGTGAGTTTTATACCTTGTGACATGGTATCAGAGTCAGGTTACCAACACTGATTACTTCCGCTGATCTAATTCAACCTTCAAGCTATCAATCTCCGTTAATGGCGAGTTCATCTACTACTACACCTAATCGTTCGTACTTGAACGCAACTACAGGTCTTGACTCTAATTCACCGTATTATCTTCACTCTTATGATCATCCAGGTATGATCTTAATCACTGTTACTTTCAACGAACACAACTACAATCAGTGGTTtatgttgacggaggaatttggtatcaacaaagtttgaggttcgtagccggaaacaagatctgtgatggcagTTCTTCGTCAGAAACGTGAACAGTAgtcggtggatccgatgaacagtattcgtcgaaaaagatgaacagtgtttggtggtggtgattattgggggctgagattgcttagggttagtggtggctcctttgcgctctcgcttccgaccctttacaatttgcctacgtatccctatttatagggaatcaagcccacgtagttcttggggaacaagaaacctaatgggcttagatttcttgtcccgaggcccagtaggaaacccactcgaaaccgtcttctactagctttaggaatgtccaccgatgaggcccaaccacaaaggcccaaggctcgtccgtggcttcgagacttcacggataaggcatctccctggccaaggataaccctccgctaccagctgtttctctagtctgcggacgcaggtatagccgtggttcaccccaaatgttggacgcatccttgtcccccgatagggagcccctaccagattgcaggacaagtgatcccaagcttttgggtgcaaagtgcaggatactccaaagtctcccaacgaggacacccgttgactacagagatagagctcccaaagcacacaccagatttcaccacacatccccaatgaggacacccattgactacaggaggaggccttcagtccaggcatacccctggaagtctctgaccacggacaccgcctttcctgtagatgtgctataggaaggagttcttcaatagagtacttGCATCAAATACGTTAGTCATAAATAACTCCATCTTCCTTGAGCCTTTCACGGAATCCGTCCAAGCAGCCATGTCTGGAACCTGTCCAAAACCATTTCCCACATAGGGCGCGCCCTACGCTCTTTCCAGAGCACATTAAAGGTCCTTTACATCATGAGGACGCGCCTCCTTCCCTGAGGGGAGGGCACGCCTTCTCTATTGTCCAAGCGTTCATTGATTGTTCTTCCTCAAGTGTCCAAGCAGTCCATCAAGCAGCATGTTCAAGTCAAGTTCTGTGCCAGACTGGGAGCGAGGGCGCGCCCAAGTGAGTCTTTTGGCGTCGCCCTGGTCATCAATCCTTTGATTTCTCTTATTAAGAGGGCGCGCCCTAACTTGTCCAAAGATAAGGGCTTTGGCTCGCGCCAACCTGTCCAAGGGCTTTGACTCGTGCCAACCCGTCTAAGGGTTTGGCCTCGTGCCAACCCAGCCACGAAAACTCATTTCCTTGGCCGATCTTCCTTGGTCGTCCGTCCTTGGCCGTCCGCCCTTGGCTGTCCGGCCTGGGGTGTCCGCCCTTGGCTGTCCGCGAAAACCCGTTCTCTTGGTGTTTGCCCAAATTGAATTATGTTGACCCGGATTTGACCCGGatatcttccgtaccaaattttggctataacagtCTAGATCTATGAGTATTGCTTTATCATCGAAACTGAAGTTAGGTTTTGTCGATGGAACATGTGCTAAGCTTGCTTGTACTGATAATCTGTTTACTTACCGGACTCGTTATAATGATATTGTAATTTCATGGCTGCTTAACACTGTTTCTCCTGAAATTAGACAAAGTGTTATGTACTTGAATGATGCTCATGAAATTTGAGAGTATATGTTCATCAACATGAGTGGACGTTTTCATGCTACAAATGATGTGCCAAACAGGCACTAATACTCACCAATGTGGTCTAAC carries:
- the LOC141691640 gene encoding uncharacterized protein LOC141691640 codes for the protein MSVSSYFTKFRSLNDELDALTDVPRCDCKKCTCSVNEKLDKFYKSTKLSQILMGLSDQYTAIRGHLLLMSPVPSLSAAYSILMQEESQRECISGTSNFNSSELIALAVKQNDAGRFSQFQSNSGNKSTCVSKVKTNADSNLICEICSMTGHNKDKCFCVHGYPEWHKLYDAVHEGTDKNSESGAFTNAQCQQLMHMIQTSLKDLSSAASHTASNQNANLGHHHLAGTALHFVCHTNYKQLLNDSMWIIDSGATNHITPHLHLMTDIQTINSTIHLPNGQTTTVTHIGTIRLHSNITLTEVLHVPSFNYNRLSIPKLTNSNSCDISFTKNTCYIQDHILKKTIEIGELQDGLYLLNQPAQSSTSTHKLVTNCYSAYLVFYNQAKTHVVDSSLWHARLGHPSVSSMNLLPKDMYHITVFGTLCFATNNSPHKDKFADRSTKCIFIGYPFTQKAYKIMNLETRQVFVSRDVHFCEQVYPFKSIIVSSTPPHLYPEQTTYTDPFSEDFNSTTFSSHPVVEYQNRDSLTQTSSSTQVAPSVIRERPVQHKQMPAKFQDYVGVPTILKPTTNVVQLQMSNLFSSDYHAFMANITHVPEPTSYKIACQHSVWCEAMATELAALEANETWKIVPLPAGKRMMDVTNAFLYGELQEEVYMAIPQGYTLPSQFAHYSEYGFHQAHSDHSLFVLAHPTSFLTILVYVDDILVVGNNPTTVGRIKSHLANHFKIKDLGPIKYFLGIEAARSEKGIYLNQRKYTFDIIKDVGFEQARIATVPMEQNHTLLSDSTSPFLYNPAPYRRLVGRLIYLM